In Populus nigra chromosome 1, ddPopNigr1.1, whole genome shotgun sequence, one genomic interval encodes:
- the LOC133697487 gene encoding dirigent protein-like, translating into MEAKRLILALFLLFLLSKSSAFPSRKSRVHKPCKRLVFYFHDIIYNGKNSGNATAAIVGAPAWGNKTILANQNHFGDLVVFDDPITLDNNLHSAPVGRAQGIYVYDKKEIFTAWLGFSFVFNSTEHKGSINFAGADPLMNKTRDVSVIGGTGDFFMARGIATLMTDAFEGEVYFRLRVDIQLYECW; encoded by the coding sequence ATGGAAGCTAAAAGACTAATTTTAgctctcttccttctcttcttgctCTCTAAATCCTCTGCTTTCCCTAGCAGAAAATCTCGAGTTCATAAACCATGCAAAAGATTAGTCTTCTATTTCCATGACATTATTTACAATGGCAAGAACTCCGGGAACGCAACCGCGGCAATTGTGGGGGCACCAGCTTGGGGCAACAAGACCATATTGGCTAACCAAAACCATTTTGGTGATTTGGTTGTTTTTGATGACCCCATTACCTTAGACAACAACCTACACTCGGCCCCAGTAGGTCGTGCCCAAGGGATTTATGTGTATGACAAGAAAGAAATCTTCACTGCCTGGCTAGGTTTCTCTTTCGTTTTTAACTCCACTGAGCATAAAGGAAGCATAAACTTTGCCGGGGCTGATCCATTGATGAACAAGACTAGGGATGTTTCAGTGATTGGTGGTACTGGAGACTTCTTCATGGCTCGAGGAATAGCCACATTGATGACTGATGCATTCGAGGGTGAAGTTTATTTCAGGCTTCGTGTTGATATTCAGTTGTACGAGTGCTGGTGA